The DNA region CAAAGAAGGCACGAAGCTACAAAACGTTCCACAGCTTGGCGCATACCCTGCCAAAAGAAATTGGCTGCAACACGAACGAGGGTACGTTTAACACCTGCATGCCCGCCACTAGGGGTGTCATGAAATTCACTAATAATAGTAGTGCAAAGCGGCGACGAGGGATTAAGAACATAGCGCCCATGACGTAAAACCAGCCCATTGCTGATGGAATAAGGAAACATCAAGGTAGCTTGTGCAAATTTCTCATGAAAAGCCAACAAAAAAGAATCCGAGGCATTTTCCTTTCGGAGCTGCTGTATAATTCCGAAAGTAGGGGAAGAGACTAAAGCCAAAAGTGCAGAAGAATCAGGTGAATCCCAATCGGGCCATGCTGCCGGTACGCGGGACAGAGCATCTGCAACTTTATTTGAGGCACCGGGTTTATACTCTATGCGAAATTGAAAACCCAATAACTTTCGCACGTATGCCTGTTGATCGGGAGTCTGAATAACCTGCTGTAATAATTCCCGGATGCTTTTATGATCAGTCCGAATGATAAAAAAATGACCCAAAAGATATTGTCTCCATTTGAGGACTGCGTCGGTGATGGCATGCAGTTCTTTTATGTACACAGATGCAGCCTGTAATTTTGGGCCAAGTTTCTTACTAAAAAAAGCAATGGGATGACCATCTTGCATTAGGACAGCCCCAATACCGAAGTTAGAAGCATCAGTCTCTATGACAAACTCTTTAGAGAAATCTGGTAATCGGAGAACTGGAGCTGCCATCATAGCCTGTTTAAGAGCAGAGAATGCAGCAGTGGCGGCTGTAGTCCAGCTAAAAGAATCATGGCGTAAGAGATCTGTCAACGGTGCTGCAATCGTGGCATAATTTGCAATAAAACGGCGGTAATAACCAGTCAAGCCTAAGAATCCCCGAAGTTGTTTAACATTGGAAGGCGGCGGCCATTTCATCATGGCATCCAACTTGGTGGGATCAGCATGAACACCCTTGGAAGACACTATGTGGCCCAAATAATCAATGGATTCCTGACAAAACAAACATTTGGACAGCTTGACAAAAAATGAATTAGTTAACAGGCACTGTAAAACCAAATCCAGGTGATTTAAGTGGTCCTTAATAGAAGAACTGTACACTAAAATGTCGTCAAAAAAAACAATCACAAACCTCCGGAGGAACGGAGAAAACAGTTGATTCATGGTCGCCTGAAAAGTTGAAGGCGCGTTAGTAAGGCCGAAAGGCATGACCAAAAACTCAAAGTGGCCCTCATGTGTGCGAAATGCCGTTTTGTACGTGTCGCGAGAATGCActcgaatctgatgataccctgCGCGAAGGTCCAGTTTGCTAAACACAGTTGCCCCACCAAGCTCGTCCAAAAGTTCATCGATGGTGGGGATAGGAAATTTATCCTTAACCGTCGCTGCATTCAAAGCACGATAATCGACACAAAACCTCCAAGAGCCGTCTTTCTTTCGGACCAACAATACAGGCGAGGAGAAAGGACTATGGCTGGGAATGATGATCCCTTGATCAAGCATTTCGCGGATTAATTTCTCCATTTCTGTTTTCTGAAATTGTGGGTAACGGTATGGTCGCACATTTACAGGTTTTGTTCCTTCAATCAAATGAATGCGGTGATCGACGGAACGACAGGGAGGGAGGCCCATAGGGGTGGTGAAGATGTGATTGTAACTCTGTAAAAGGTCGCGAAATGGTGAGGTGAGGTGTTTGGGAAAGGAATGGGTGGAGTCAGGTTCTTTATGTGACTCCGGGAGGGACTTTGTGATAGTGAAAATACCCGCAATATCATCACTGTGTACAAGGGCTTGGAGTTGATGCAAGGAAACAGAGTGTGGTGCCAAGGAGGAGTCTCCCACCAAGGTGACCGGAGTACCTTTCCAACAAAACTCCATGGTGAGAGCAGAATAATCATGGGAGACCTTTCCCAATGATTGAAGCCACGGAAAACCCAACACAACCTCCGGGCCCTCAATTGCTAAGACAAACAGATCAACGGAAAAGGTAATACCTTGTAAGGTAATTGGAGCATTCTTACAGCACAAGGTACAAACCAAGAAGGTGCCACATCCGGTTGCCACCCGGAAACGAGAACACGGAGTCACAGCTAGACCCAAACGCTCTGCCAGTGTTGGTTTAATGAAATTGTGGGTACTTCCGCTGTCAATAAGAATCGGAAAATTGTGGTGCTGATACACCCCTGTAACGCGCAGCGAACGATTCTGTAATTGACTAGATAACGCGTGTAAGCTAGAGATGTCACCTGAAATTTCATCCGGCGGGTGGTCCTCAGGTTCTAGGtctggttcctcgtcttcatcACCTAAGAGGATGAGAACCTTGCTACTGCAACGATGGGATGGATTCCATTTTTCATCGCATCGGAAACATAACCCCTTGGCACGGCGATCCCGGAGTTCCGCCGGAGGTATGTGACGGACAGCAACATTGGTTTTAGGTGTGGGTAGTAATGGGGGTAGGGTATTCGGTTTAAGGGTGGGAGAAGTATTATGGGCGAAGGGAGTGTTTTGGGGATTGGTCGTAGAAGTTGCAATAGATGATATGTTTGGGTTTGTATTGTGAGCTGGGCCTTTGGACCAAAATTTTCCCTGGGTTGGAGTGTCATCCAAACGGGCTTCATAAGCCCTTGCCATAGCAAAAGCTTCCATAAGTGTTGAGGGTCGGTGGAATTGCAATTCCCGGCGGAGATTTCGTCGCAAACCAGTAATAAAGAAACTGATAAGTAAGGATTCAGAAATACCAGTAACTTTGTTCATGAGATCTTCAAATTGGGCCTGAAAATCCGCTACTGAACCGATTTGAGAGAGTTTAGATAAATCACCTTCTACGTCTTCGTATGGAGTTGGGCCAAAGCGGTTGCGAACAGCTTCCATGAAGACGGTCCACGACGGAAGCAAGTGGTTGCGCATCGCCCACTGGAACCATGCGGCGGCGCGACCTTCCATGTGAAATGACACGATCTGAAGACGTGCGTTTTCTGGTGTCTGGTGAAAATCAAAAAAAGCTGTGATCTGAAATAGCCAATCGATTGGATTAGAACCATCGAAACGAGGAACACTGAGTTTAAGCGAACGTGATGCCGTTTCCGGAGACCCGTGCGGTGGATGTTGATACGTGGAACGGAGGTTAGCAACCTTGGCATCAACCTCCAGTAAATGACTATGGAGAGTGGAATGAATGGTGTCAGAATGTAAGGCAAGTGATGATTTCAGAAGATCACGTAACTCAGCCGATTGGGCGTCCATTTTGGATTGAAGGGCGTTCATAAGCTCAGAAGGGTTCATGATGAAAGCACCAGTGATACAACCTGCTGCACAAATTGTATACCAGAAAGCACTCTTTGAGTGAGTGTGTACTCCTTagagagagaaaagaaaaaaaaagagagagaagaaGTTTCTATTCATTCCACACACCATTCTGTTTCAGTACACAAAGTTATATAGCTATTACATCATAACCACTTGCGAAAAATACGGAAGGGTAAAAAAACAGAATTGCAACACAATTAAACCACTAATGCCTTTCACCAAGGACTCTCCTCTAACAAACAAAGTCTTCCATCCAAGCTGGCTTTTTGGTCAACCTTTTTCCAAGCTTTGGGCTTTCTACTTTGGTCTCCCTCTCACTATTGGGCCTATTATCTTGCTGTTGTGGGTTCTCACAAACAGGGCCCGTATCATTTACTCTATGGTTCTAACATTTCGATCTAGGGAATAATATGAAAGCAACACAACAATTGGCTCCATCTCCATCTCCAGCTAGATCTGTCATTGCCCTGCCTGTCGGTCCGAGAGCGCAATCTCGCAGCCAACCGTTTCGAGCTCGTCGAAGAATTTGAAATTGAAGTCTGAGCAGAGCGTTTTGAGTTCTTGGAGGATTCAGAAGTAGCAACAATATTTTCTGTTGTTTCATATTTCCATCTGCATTTATCAACCATAACATATTTCATATGCAACatatttatcaaattaaaaaCTGTGGTTGAAATGTTTCTGTTGTTAGAATTTCAAGTTTTCATTCATATTTTGATATCATCTTTGATGCTAAGAACaatgtttgaatttttttttggTTTTGCAGTTAGTTGGAAGCAATGTTTGGAACATGGAACCCTAGATCTGAACcatatgtatgtatatatattGTTGGATTTTTTTTCTTCACTTTATGCATTTTCATTTTGAAATTAATCTCTATGCTTGTTAATAAATCATTTTATGCTATTTTATTTTTGGTTAATTTAGTATTTTAAGAGTGtgttttttccagaattttatGAAATTTATTTCCAGAATTTTATTCTGATAAATTAATTTTTTGTAAATATTTTATATATTCTCATGAGCATGCTTTAAAATTTTATTTAGTTTATAAATATAAATTtagaaataaaaataataataaagaaaaatagATAGTTATTGGTAGTTGTATTTTATTTCCGAAAATAAAATATTTCTACCATTTAATATGAGAATAAAAAGTTGAGAAGTTAGTGTATAAATTTTATTCTTAAAAAAAGtaaataatatttataaataatttctgAAACTTTAAATTAAGTTTAGAAATTTATAGACTAATTTTTGTTGTCTTgaccaaaataaaaaataattttttgttgttgtttgtgttaTAATTTACTAGTATGTAATTTTACTTTGGTAGTGGATAGTGCTGGAACCCATTTTTATAGACTGTGAAGTCTGTTATTTTTTTCttagaaaaataataaattttagATGTATTATAATCTAATTTTTCAGTTAattttcttccatttttgttTATATCTATAACAGTACTTTACAATTGATAATCATATATAGAATTATGGACCAAAATTTGTAGATAATCAAAATTGGAGTATGCAGTGATTCCCAATTGAGTGTAGAAGAGTTAATTTAAAATTGAAAGTTCCTTAAGAAATTAGATTTTACAAAACTTTATTTATTGAAATATCTAATTTCTTTTCTATGTAATAATATAATTAATCATCGGCATAACCTTCTTCCACCAGAGCCAGCTTCTCTTTGAATGTTAAAATAAACAGCAGCAGCTGGCAATCCCAAGTTGTAAAGTTCTGCAAATTCTTTTGTGTTGAAATTTTGTCGCCATCCCGGAGCATACACCGTCTCTCTACCGAGTTGACGAAAAACCGCAAACACGATTCGATGAATCCCCATCAACGGTCGTGGACTCTCATAAGGTACTACTTCATGCCCtgtgaaaatatttttaaatattgTTAGTGTAAAAGATTTTACAGTATCAGATGATTTAGTATGATCTGATGATGATTGTGATTCACTAACTGTATAAAATCTTTATATATATGttgtaattttttatttttatatttatgTATTTAATCACATTTTCACCTTATAGATATTTGATTAACAACATCATCATCACAAGCAAATAAAAATGAAGAAATGAATGAACACAAAACATACCAAAAGTAGGCCCAGTAGTTGCAGGAATATCAGTCACCAACCTGAAACATATTAATAGagtattaattaattaattaatacaTAGTCATAGCATTTTCAAAGcttatgatttttttaattacTCACCAATGAAGATACTCCCTCAAATTTGGGTTACTAGGGCTAGGTGCATCTGGATCCACCATGATCTgtaataaaataaattaattcaaaatcaaatataataTTTACAAACAAAAATACAGTGACAAAagaattttaatttttttaatttttcgTTCTAATTCAGTTTCTGTTTTGTTAACCTCGAAGTACTGAGTTCGAATTTCTAAAGAAACAACGGTATAAAATTACCAGAGTATAGAAGTTTCTAAGATCATCACCCCCAACAATAACCCTTGGTTGATTGATAACTTGAGAAGGTTTGAATTCACAGCCATTAGTAATATTTTTATTATTGTAAGAAACTGTTAAAGGAATAGAAGCTTGAAAGAGATCCAATACATCACCAATTACAGCTCCAAGAACAAGAGGGTCTCTACTACCACTTGACATAGTTGAAAAAACAACAactagaaattagggttttagtaACATATTCATGTTATTCATGTTGTTGCTAGTTTAGTTAAAAAATTCATACCCTAGAAGAGGATATTTATACTTGATTTAGGGCATATAATGTCACTTGTCAAGGCAAGTAAGTTGGACCAATGATATAAGAATGACCACGTGAAGGGATGTTATCATCTTGCACTTGCATTTTTTTTTATAACTTCTAAATTGATTGAAACCCTTTTTTGCATCAAAAGATACTATCTAGGGCATACACTTTTTTAATAACTAAATTTAGACTAGATATACATTGATTATATAGTATTATTGGAGGGATTATAACTTTATGTTTTAATCTaaaatttgtttatttttcttAATGCATATTACTTTTggaattttatttatttcttaaAATGGAAAAAATTTAATTTGTTCTTTATATAATATACTTAAATTTCTCATTTCTTCTATTTTATCTTTTAAAAATGAGTTTTATATAAAGTGGTGAGATCTATGTGAATTCCGCTTAATAAAAGAGCTAATGTTGCATAGAAGAGATAATGTTCTAACAATCATCTATTAATAATAgttttttcttcaaatttttttataaaaatgataaaaaattaaaagaaaaattaatttaTGTATCCCTAAAATAAAAGTTTTTACAATACATTAGTATAGTTTAGAtagtttgacccattattttgGTAGATAGGAAAGAGCAAAGCCCAAACCCAAAAATACAATTTGCGTTTAGACAAATatatattttgttttatttaataataataataataataataataataataataataataataataatatatcaATTTAATGAACTAAACATGCGTAGCACAATGAAACATTTTATTAGCGGAGGACTCGTTTGTTTGGTGGCGGAACAATCATGATTTTTCAATTAAGACGACCTATTTGTAGCTGCAAGTTACTAGTAATACAAAGCCTTTTATGGACGACACTTTAATTCGAGTGTTGGGAAACTCGTGGAAAATAAAGCATTCGAGCAAGGTTCTTATTATTGGTTGGAGAATGATCCTAAACAAGTTACCAACAAGAGTGGAGCTCGCTAGGCGTGGTGTCGTGGCAGAGTTTCATAACTTAGTCTTTCCTATTTGCTTCATTGTTAATGAGGACATGGACCATCTTTTTTATGTTGTGCCTTATTTTGAAGAAGGCTTGACTGGATGTGTGCGATTGGCTTGGAGTGGATTTGGATTTTCAAGTGGGATTCATGGTCTATTTGTTAAAGCTTTTGAGTTTGAAGTTAGCTAGGTGATTTAGTGTTGATGTCCATTGCCTATTCTGTTTAGCTATCTGCCGGTCAATTTGGTCTTGTAAGAATTGTATTCTTTTCAAAGGAGGGGGTGTTGAGTAAGGTTGGTATTATTGGGAGGTTTAAGCGACTTGCTTGAGACTGTTTTACTGCCTTtaacaaaataaaaaagtaaTTTGTTTGGGCGGATTGGTGCATTAAATATGGGAGATGCTTGGTGTAGGTTGGTTCGGATGGGCAGGTTGCATTGCAGGTGTTGGTATGTTATTTGATTGAGTTTTGTTGAGGATTATTTTTGTTCATGCGTTTTGCTTTCTGCAAAAGTCTGTTTTGATTTTGGGAAGTCTGTTTCGATTTTGGGAAGTAGCTTGTGTGCAGTTTGAGCTTTGGCTTTGAGTGTTGCTGTTTCCTAATGACACTCTTCATTACTTAATATTGACGAGTATTTTTGACAGAATCAGTGGGATTTTGAGCCAAAGGCAAGATAAAATGATGAAGAAAGGAACAAAAATGTAAAAGTGGTAGAAAGTTGGGACTTATAGAAAATAAGAGAAGAAAAAGAAACATTTGCCACTGAAATTCTCGCGACTGTGATGCTCTCATCGTGGTTTTGGTGAAGCAATATCGTAATGAATCTAATGCAGCGTGATGACGCAAAATTTCGACATGCTTTTTGCAGCTTTAAATAGAAAAAGGTGGAGACTTTTTTAGGGTTCCAAATTTTAGAGAGAAAGTGACGCCCGGGCTTTTGTGGGCGATTTCAGAGAGCATTTGAGCCATTGAAGAGGATATTTTCCATTAATTTTGATGTATTCTTCTTATCAACCCAAGATAATTATTAATTGCACTATTAATGGCTAAGTTCTTTTAGATTAAGTCATTTTATGATGAACCTAATTATACTCTATTGGATCATATGAATGTTTGAGgttatttgatttattttatgttataattatttttcaattgttcTTGTGTTCATTTCTCTTTGTGCATTGACGAACGTGCAAAGTGATTTCTAGATGAATAAGAATTTTTGATAGTAAGTCTACCAATCTAAACTAGGACAATTGTTCAACTTAGTAGTTAATTAGGAATAAGTAATTATAAGTTGTGGTTTTAGGATTAACGAACTTAGAAACACCTAGTTTAATTTGGATTGGCCTAAGGAATTAGAGAATTATTGTGTAAATTAGTGAGCTTCACACCAAGGAATTGAGTGCAGTTGTCGTGTTAACTATTCGTGTAATTTTCGCGTAATTGTTAATCATCTGATACATATTTCATCAACAAGTATAAGTAGGGGATTCGATAAAAAAACCTAGTCACTTTTCATTATCAATCTTTATTCCCAAAGTTTCTCATTTTTGTTTTCGTACCAATGATAGCTTAAAACCCcctttatttaattttaattgcATTAATATAACCTTGTTTTAATTCACAATCCCTTGCAAAGTTGTGAGTCAAAAGGATGACTCTGTACTCTTCAGTGGCAAGAGGGAAAAAAACATTTATAAAAACAAACTTTATGATTTAGAaaaacaaaatgtaaaatgcATTATGTCAGTGAACGGGGAACAATGGACTTGGCATAGACGGTTGGGTCATGTTAGCTTGAGAAGAATCTCAAAGCTTAACATGCTCAACTTAGTCAGAGACCATCCAAATCTGAAGTTTGCTTCAAGTTCTCTTTGCGAGGCATGTTAGAAAGACAAGTTTTCTAAAACTTATTTAAATCTaagaatgttgtttccacctctagACCACTGGAACTCTTGCACATTGATCTGTTTGGGCTAGTTAAAACAACTTCAATAATgggaaagaagtatggattagtCATTGTAGATAACTACAACAAatggacatgggtaaaattcttaagacacaaggatgagtcacattctgtgtttACCACCTCCTGTTCTCAAGTGCAAAATGAAAAAGGCTTAATAATTGTTATAGTCAGAAatgatcatggtggtgaatttaAAAATAAAGATTTTAGAAAACTTTTTGAAGATAATGGAATCTCTCATGATTTCTCATATCCTAGAAATCCTTAGAAGAATGAAGTTGTAGAGAGGAAAAATTATACTTTGTAAGAGATGGCCAAAACCATGATCCATGAGACAAATATTGTTAAGCACTTCTGGGCAGAAGTAGTGAATACTGCATGTTACattctaattaaattctaatatCCTAATGATAAAGATTTAAATTCTAATTTCAATGATTAAACTAATTAAACTAATAATGTactaattaaactaattaaactaattaaattataaaagaaatcaattaagaaaataaaagaattaaataattgaaaatgGAAAATGAGGTGTGAAATGGATTCTTGGTTATTGGGCTGCAAGATGAGCCTATTGCTGATTTTTGGTAcaataagcaaataaaaaaaGGTGGTGTGTAAAGAAAAAAAGGAACTTGGGCTGCGTCTGAGCCCAAATCAGAATTCCAACGCTcaaaaaggggggggggg from Lathyrus oleraceus cultivar Zhongwan6 chromosome 1, CAAS_Psat_ZW6_1.0, whole genome shotgun sequence includes:
- the LOC127126153 gene encoding protein FLOWERING LOCUS T isoform X1, translating into MSSGSRDPLVLGAVIGDVLDLFQASIPLTVSYNNKNITNGCEFKPSQVINQPRVIVGGDDLRNFYTLIMVDPDAPSPSNPNLREYLHWLVTDIPATTGPTFGHEVVPYESPRPLMGIHRIVFAVFRQLGRETVYAPGWRQNFNTKEFAELYNLGLPAAAVYFNIQREAGSGGRRWKYETTENIVATSESSKNSKRSAQTSISNSSTSSKRLAARLRSRTDRQGNDRSSWRWRWSQLLCCFHIIP
- the LOC127126153 gene encoding protein FLOWERING LOCUS T isoform X2, which translates into the protein MSSGSRDPLVLGAVIGDVLDLFQASIPLTVSYNNKNITNGCEFKPSQVINQPRVIVGGDDLRNFYTLIMVDPDAPSPSNPNLREYLHWLVTDIPATTGPTFGHEVVPYESPRPLMGIHRIVFAVFRQLGRETVYAPGWRQNFNTKEFAELYNLGLPAAAVYFNIQREAGSGGRRCLKTRHQKTFTVTLCILISLK